In Bacteroidota bacterium, one DNA window encodes the following:
- a CDS encoding cytochrome c oxidase subunit 3 codes for MFGYLYERQGLGDTTHDGSELVNSKRFAFLLYIGLTIMLFAGLFGGWFVLRGNNDVWPPLGTPPMTFIKVLPSIVVLLANVIAMILARNAMRQGALERFRTMTTISAGISVLFVLAFGLEWWRLIGGGVHFSTVFGGLYFTITGIFLLHFLGGSYGLVSYVRKAKDLPFSTPQLVGFNNTLTFYYLMFAMWFIMGTLAYIN; via the coding sequence ATGTTTGGCTATCTCTACGAACGGCAAGGCCTCGGCGATACGACCCACGACGGCTCGGAGCTTGTCAACTCCAAGCGCTTTGCATTTCTGCTCTACATCGGGCTCACGATCATGCTCTTCGCCGGGCTCTTCGGCGGTTGGTTCGTGCTGCGAGGCAACAACGATGTGTGGCCGCCGCTCGGGACGCCGCCGATGACGTTCATAAAAGTGTTGCCGTCGATCGTTGTGTTGCTTGCCAATGTGATTGCGATGATCCTGGCACGCAATGCGATGCGGCAGGGGGCGCTCGAACGTTTTCGAACGATGACGACGATCTCGGCCGGCATTTCAGTGCTCTTCGTACTGGCATTCGGGCTCGAATGGTGGCGCTTGATAGGGGGTGGTGTGCATTTTAGCACTGTATTCGGCGGGCTCTACTTCACGATTACCGGAATTTTTCTGCTGCATTTTCTCGGCGGCTCGTACGGCCTCGTGAGTTATGTGCGCAAAGCGAAGGATCTGCCATTTTCCACACCACAGCTCGTCGGGTTCAACAACACGCTGACATTTTATTATTTAATGTTCGCCATGTGGTTCATCATGGGGACACTCGCTTATATCAATTAG
- a CDS encoding SCO family protein, producing MATDKKVNKMLWGILVVALVGIGIFALSDWMRHQEKDQPTRVLPAYGAVPDFTLTNQDNAPVSLKDLKGKIWLVDLIFTNCAGTCPMLTARMAAIQSAISKTPPDVQLVSISVDPNNDTPPVLKDYAKKYSADPKRWTFLTGKVATIYSMAKDGFHLTLDSAHEDVHEPIVHSERLVLVDRTGNIRGYYNGTEEDAQSKVLADLGELLREGKKD from the coding sequence ATGGCTACTGACAAAAAAGTGAATAAAATGCTGTGGGGCATCCTCGTCGTTGCCCTCGTTGGAATTGGGATATTCGCACTCTCCGATTGGATGCGACATCAGGAGAAAGACCAGCCAACTCGCGTTCTGCCCGCATACGGTGCCGTCCCCGATTTTACGCTAACCAACCAGGATAATGCGCCGGTCTCGCTTAAAGACCTTAAAGGCAAGATCTGGCTCGTCGATTTGATCTTCACCAATTGCGCAGGCACCTGCCCAATGCTCACCGCGCGTATGGCGGCCATCCAGAGCGCCATTTCCAAGACACCGCCCGATGTGCAACTCGTGAGCATCAGTGTCGATCCGAACAACGACACTCCGCCGGTTCTAAAAGACTATGCGAAGAAGTACAGCGCAGACCCGAAGCGTTGGACGTTCCTCACGGGCAAGGTTGCCACGATCTACTCGATGGCAAAAGACGGCTTCCATCTGACACTCGATTCGGCGCACGAAGATGTTCACGAACCGATCGTGCATAGCGAGCGCCTCGTACTCGTAGACCGCACCGGCAACATTCGCGGATACTACAACGGTACCGAAGAAGACGCCCAGAGCAAGGTGCTCGCCGATCTCGGAGAATTGTTGCGCGAAGGCAAGAAAGACTAA
- a CDS encoding DUF420 domain-containing protein, which translates to MTLNDLPLLNATLNATASVLLLTARKKIRNREIEAHKKLMIASVCVSALFLASYLTYHFAVHLTVPFRDPVWFRPIYLTILLTHTLLAATVPVLVAITLVRGLKRKDALHRKIAKWTYPIWLYVSVTGVVIYLLLYQIFPQVIS; encoded by the coding sequence ATGACGCTTAACGATCTGCCACTCCTCAATGCCACGCTCAATGCGACGGCATCGGTACTTTTACTCACGGCACGAAAGAAAATTCGCAACCGAGAGATCGAAGCACATAAGAAACTTATGATCGCTTCCGTCTGCGTGTCGGCGCTCTTTCTTGCAAGCTACCTGACGTATCATTTTGCAGTGCATCTGACCGTCCCGTTTCGAGATCCGGTCTGGTTTCGGCCCATCTATCTGACGATCCTGCTGACGCACACACTCCTTGCAGCCACCGTCCCGGTGCTGGTCGCGATCACGCTCGTGCGCGGGTTGAAACGAAAGGACGCATTACATCGTAAGATCGCGAAATGGACGTATCCGATCTGGCTCTACGTCTCGGTCACGGGCGTCGTGATCTATTTGCTGTTGTATCAAATTTTTCCGCAGGTGATCTCATGA
- a CDS encoding DUF983 domain-containing protein, translating into MNHSHDHTALHTDPSFTSKHIVQILLRGWRKQCPVCGEKTMFSSYFTMRDRCANCGVNYNREDGEYVASMYLSIMIITVIFVAVYVVLEYGFNASLTVELIVLVALNGLFPIWFYPRSKSLWAAALHLMGRLYPD; encoded by the coding sequence ATGAACCATTCGCACGATCATACGGCGCTTCATACCGATCCGTCGTTCACCTCGAAACATATCGTGCAGATACTCCTTCGCGGATGGCGTAAACAATGTCCGGTCTGCGGCGAAAAGACCATGTTCTCGTCGTACTTCACGATGCGCGACCGGTGTGCGAACTGTGGCGTGAATTACAACCGCGAGGATGGCGAGTACGTCGCGTCGATGTACCTGAGCATCATGATCATTACGGTGATCTTCGTCGCCGTCTATGTGGTGCTCGAGTATGGGTTCAATGCGTCGCTGACCGTCGAGCTGATCGTGCTTGTTGCGCTCAACGGGCTGTTCCCCATCTGGTTCTACCCCCGAAGCAAGAGCCTCTGGGCCGCCGCACTGCATTTGATGGGAAGGCTATATCCGGATTAG
- a CDS encoding DNA primase — MRGPDDIVERIRDAVSIVDIVGQHVRLRKRGRNYLGLCPFHSEKTPSFNVLEDKGIFKCFGCGEGGDVFSFLMKIEGLTFPETLERLAKHVGIEYTPMAQKPAGEQDRTESLSNACREYAAFCYRSLRSEAGVVAMKYLKDRRFSDEALHRFGIGYSPEGEASFLQAHEHSKSSLKIYEEAGIITKGNSGEYDRFHGRVIFPIYSPVGKLIGFGGRILPSDSVKSMAKYVNSPETAIYHKSHVLYGLYQAKDAIRKQDFALLVEGYADVVALAQAGFTNVVAASGTSLTTDQLNLLRRYTKKIVLLFDADQAGRNAAERGIDLALAADFDVSTVVLPGDHDPDSFIREKGAQAFAEELERRTSFVETKAKLLKDTGAFDTPEGSARAVRSIVETIAKVNDPIKREFFVRRIAEKFRLLETTLLSELTKIRKGDEVRENRLKMREEQQRQASDDIPLPPEPPSDPLDAFVMHVAPSVPPTNAELTLLRAFLENTELAYKSAIEVDFDFALIEHPIVQSVILMCTREFEETAASPSVAHLLEDFEDDELARTMIVDAAAHQIHISDEWVDAAPTEFELREQIRLAVHQSAALIMRRALERELVTIRERLREPLTEEDTTKLMQDSMEVSRRLEDLRGVQARFHL, encoded by the coding sequence ATGCGAGGACCCGATGATATTGTCGAGCGGATCCGCGATGCCGTGAGCATCGTGGATATCGTCGGGCAGCATGTCCGCTTGCGCAAGCGTGGACGAAATTACCTCGGGCTCTGCCCCTTCCACTCCGAGAAAACTCCTTCATTTAACGTTCTCGAGGATAAGGGGATCTTCAAGTGCTTTGGCTGCGGCGAAGGCGGCGACGTGTTTTCTTTCCTCATGAAGATCGAGGGGTTGACCTTCCCGGAAACGCTCGAACGCCTCGCGAAACACGTCGGGATCGAATACACGCCGATGGCACAAAAGCCCGCCGGCGAGCAAGACCGCACGGAATCGCTGTCGAATGCATGCCGCGAGTACGCTGCTTTTTGCTACCGCTCGCTCAGAAGCGAAGCGGGAGTGGTGGCGATGAAGTACCTCAAAGACCGTCGGTTCTCCGATGAAGCGCTCCATCGGTTCGGTATCGGCTATTCGCCCGAGGGAGAGGCATCGTTCCTTCAGGCGCACGAGCACTCGAAGTCGTCGCTGAAGATCTACGAAGAGGCGGGGATCATCACCAAAGGAAATAGTGGTGAGTACGACCGGTTTCATGGCCGTGTGATCTTCCCGATCTATTCACCGGTCGGAAAATTGATTGGCTTCGGCGGTCGCATCCTGCCGTCGGACTCGGTGAAGTCGATGGCGAAGTATGTCAACTCGCCCGAGACAGCGATCTACCACAAGTCGCACGTTCTGTACGGACTCTACCAAGCAAAAGACGCCATCCGCAAGCAGGACTTTGCGCTGCTTGTCGAAGGCTATGCGGATGTCGTCGCGCTCGCACAGGCGGGGTTTACGAACGTTGTTGCCGCAAGCGGGACATCGCTCACGACCGACCAGCTCAACTTGTTGCGCCGGTACACAAAGAAAATCGTGCTGCTCTTCGATGCGGACCAAGCCGGACGTAATGCTGCCGAACGTGGCATCGATCTTGCGCTTGCCGCAGACTTCGACGTGAGTACAGTCGTACTGCCTGGCGATCATGACCCCGACTCGTTCATTCGCGAAAAAGGCGCACAGGCGTTCGCCGAGGAGTTGGAGCGCCGCACGTCGTTCGTCGAAACCAAAGCGAAGCTGCTGAAGGATACAGGGGCGTTCGACACCCCGGAGGGCTCTGCGCGAGCTGTGCGTTCGATCGTCGAGACGATCGCAAAGGTTAATGATCCGATCAAGCGTGAGTTTTTTGTGCGACGTATTGCCGAGAAGTTCAGGTTACTCGAGACAACATTGCTCAGCGAGTTGACCAAGATCCGCAAAGGTGACGAGGTGCGTGAGAATCGCTTGAAGATGCGCGAAGAGCAGCAGCGCCAGGCATCCGACGATATTCCGCTTCCTCCCGAACCGCCGTCCGATCCGCTTGATGCGTTCGTCATGCATGTCGCGCCGAGTGTGCCGCCGACGAATGCCGAACTCACGCTGCTTCGTGCGTTCCTCGAGAACACGGAGCTTGCCTATAAATCGGCCATCGAGGTCGACTTCGATTTTGCGCTCATCGAACATCCCATCGTGCAGTCGGTCATCCTGATGTGCACACGGGAGTTCGAAGAGACGGCCGCATCGCCGTCGGTTGCTCACTTGCTCGAAGATTTCGAGGACGACGAACTCGCTCGAACGATGATCGTCGATGCCGCCGCGCATCAGATCCATATTAGCGACGAATGGGTCGATGCCGCACCAACGGAATTCGAATTACGAGAGCAGATCCGACTCGCCGTCCATCAAAGCGCAGCGCTGATCATGCGCCGCGCACTCGAACGCGAACTCGTGACAATCCGCGAACGCCTCAGAGAACCGCTCACCGAAGAAGACACGACGAAACTCATGCAGGACAGCATGGAAGTATCGCGCCGCCTCGAAGACCTGCGTGGCGTGCAGGCGAGGTTTCATCTTTAG
- a CDS encoding Rieske 2Fe-2S domain-containing protein, producing MNRRNFLKNTTITGLGAIAGIAALQGIDLSNVQAAPLVPGGGVREIPLMIQDTPELAEVGGVYHLDIDDLEKSIQVVRTGESSFLAIDLKCTHKGCDLGYEAKDGGRFVCPCHGSMFKVTGEVINGPAKRPVMAYKTSFKDNTVTVYVPEPAPGGDTLAPASDSLAAPPDSSKK from the coding sequence ATGAACAGAAGAAACTTTCTCAAGAATACTACCATCACCGGTCTCGGCGCGATCGCCGGCATTGCTGCGTTGCAAGGCATCGATCTCTCGAATGTGCAGGCCGCGCCGCTCGTCCCGGGCGGAGGGGTGCGCGAGATTCCGCTCATGATTCAGGATACCCCGGAGCTTGCCGAAGTCGGCGGGGTCTACCATCTCGATATCGACGACCTCGAAAAGTCGATCCAGGTCGTCCGCACGGGCGAGTCGTCGTTTTTGGCGATCGATCTAAAGTGTACGCATAAAGGGTGCGACCTTGGCTACGAAGCAAAGGATGGCGGCAGATTCGTCTGCCCATGTCATGGCTCCATGTTCAAGGTCACGGGAGAGGTCATCAACGGTCCGGCGAAGCGGCCGGTGATGGCATACAAAACGAGCTTCAAGGATAATACCGTCACCGTATACGTCCCCGAGCCAGCGCCCGGAGGTGATACTCTGGCACCGGCAAGCGACTCGTTGGCAGCCCCGCCGGATTCGAGCAAGAAATAA
- a CDS encoding tetratricopeptide repeat protein, whose protein sequence is MKTTTNIEDLGPKEKAQEYLQRAYKLQMAGRLDEAIENYETSIELNPTPEAYTFLGWAHSFLGDYDKAIDECKMAIQLDPDFGNPYNDIGAYLIQKGDTDEAIPYLELAMKARRYATPHFPHYNLGRILERRGDWFEALDEYQEAIGLEPNYTLAKDAYYRLLSLMN, encoded by the coding sequence ATGAAGACGACAACCAACATAGAAGACCTCGGACCCAAGGAGAAAGCGCAGGAATACCTGCAACGGGCATATAAGCTTCAGATGGCCGGACGGCTCGACGAAGCGATCGAGAACTACGAGACCTCGATCGAGCTTAATCCGACACCGGAAGCGTACACCTTTCTCGGCTGGGCGCATAGCTTCCTCGGCGATTACGACAAAGCGATCGACGAGTGCAAGATGGCGATTCAGCTCGATCCCGACTTCGGGAATCCGTACAACGACATCGGCGCTTATCTGATACAGAAAGGCGACACCGACGAAGCGATCCCGTATCTCGAGCTCGCAATGAAAGCCAGACGCTATGCGACCCCGCATTTCCCGCACTACAACCTGGGCCGCATCCTCGAACGCCGAGGCGATTGGTTCGAAGCGCTCGATGAGTATCAGGAAGCCATCGGACTCGAACCGAACTACACACTCGCCAAGGATGCGTACTACCGCCTCCTGTCGCTCATGAACTAA
- a CDS encoding RNA methyltransferase, which produces MRSLVRDARLRYERKAFVIEGPHLVERALEESPKQIESAYFTRDAFDKHLALVSLLEKNRIELHSVTPRQAEQISDTRTPQGIFALVRMPKVKPSVASGVILLDGVQDPGNVGTIIRAAAWFGIGRVILAHGSADPYAPKTVRATQGEIFSVACELTDSVGDTLARLKKEGHKVFTTTLSPDACSLYSEEFIDKFVIVLGSEAHGASPEALAQADRQIMIPRIGSGESLNVAMSAAIILSENAARKLRHT; this is translated from the coding sequence TTGCGGAGTCTCGTCCGCGATGCTCGTTTGCGCTATGAACGCAAGGCATTCGTGATCGAGGGCCCGCATCTCGTAGAGCGTGCGCTCGAAGAATCGCCGAAGCAGATCGAATCGGCGTACTTCACCCGTGACGCGTTCGACAAACACCTCGCACTCGTCTCCCTTCTCGAGAAGAACCGCATCGAGTTGCACTCCGTCACTCCTCGTCAGGCAGAGCAGATATCCGATACCCGCACACCCCAGGGTATATTTGCGCTCGTTCGTATGCCCAAAGTGAAACCTTCGGTCGCTTCGGGTGTCATACTATTAGATGGGGTCCAAGACCCGGGAAATGTAGGGACCATTATTCGCGCCGCAGCGTGGTTTGGCATCGGGCGCGTGATACTCGCACACGGATCGGCCGATCCGTACGCGCCCAAGACCGTCCGAGCGACGCAAGGGGAGATCTTTTCCGTCGCCTGCGAACTGACTGATTCGGTCGGTGATACGCTCGCGCGGTTGAAGAAAGAAGGGCACAAAGTTTTCACTACGACTCTGTCGCCGGACGCGTGTTCCTTGTATAGCGAGGAGTTCATTGATAAGTTCGTGATTGTGCTCGGCAGTGAGGCCCACGGCGCAAGCCCAGAAGCGCTTGCGCAGGCAGACCGTCAAATAATGATACCCCGTATCGGCAGCGGCGAGTCGCTCAATGTGGCGATGAGCGCGGCAATCATCCTCTCGGAGAATGCGGCACGGAAATTGCGACATACGTAG
- a CDS encoding CTP synthase yields MSKKEYGRQTKFIFITGGVVSSLGKGIVSSSLGLLLKSRGLRVTIQKFDPYINVDPGTMSPYQHGEVYVTDDGAETDLDLGHYERFLDVSMTRDNNTTTGQVYNEVIQRERRGDYLGATVQVVPHITDEIRRRMMRLAETGKFDVVITEIGGTVGDIESLPFLEAMRQLMISVGKQHCLSIHLTLVPYISSAGEIKTKPTQHSVKTLLEIGIQPDVLVCRTEVHIDKAIRQKIGLFCNVDPRAVVEARDASTIYEVPLTFAEEKVDQIVMEKLGLKTSAKLDIAKWRKFVEKVKHPKKSVNIGIVGKYVQLADAYKSISEAFIHAGAENDAKVNLTWINAEELESKRDLAPYFKNIDGILVAPGFGSRGVEGKIKAIEYVRKHKIPFFGICLGLQCAVIEFARNVCGLKHANSTEFVENGENVIDMMLDQKKVATKGGTMRLGSYPCILQKGTLANKIYHDQFINERHRHRYEVNNEYRSTLEQHGLVFGGLSPDGKLVEMIELPAKVHPFFVAGQFHPELKSRATKAHPLFREFVKASLEHSNHHASSSKTSVTKKTATKAKR; encoded by the coding sequence TTGTCAAAGAAAGAGTACGGACGGCAGACCAAGTTCATCTTTATCACCGGCGGCGTTGTTAGCTCGCTCGGGAAAGGAATCGTCTCCTCCTCACTAGGGCTGCTGCTCAAATCCCGCGGACTACGCGTCACTATCCAAAAGTTCGATCCCTACATCAATGTCGATCCCGGCACGATGTCGCCGTACCAACACGGTGAGGTTTATGTGACGGATGACGGCGCTGAGACGGATCTCGACCTCGGCCACTACGAGCGTTTTCTCGACGTCTCGATGACGCGTGATAATAACACGACGACCGGCCAGGTCTATAACGAGGTGATCCAACGCGAGCGTCGCGGCGATTACCTCGGCGCCACGGTGCAGGTCGTGCCGCACATTACGGACGAGATCCGTCGCCGCATGATGCGCCTGGCCGAGACCGGCAAGTTCGACGTGGTCATTACCGAGATCGGCGGGACGGTCGGTGACATCGAATCGCTGCCGTTCCTCGAAGCGATGCGTCAGCTCATGATCAGCGTCGGCAAGCAGCATTGCTTGTCGATTCACCTCACGCTCGTACCATATATCTCGAGCGCCGGTGAGATCAAGACGAAGCCGACGCAACATTCGGTCAAGACCTTGCTTGAGATCGGGATCCAGCCCGATGTGCTCGTCTGTCGCACCGAAGTACACATTGACAAGGCCATCCGCCAGAAGATCGGTCTGTTCTGCAACGTCGATCCGCGTGCTGTTGTTGAAGCGCGTGATGCGTCGACCATTTACGAAGTCCCGCTGACGTTCGCCGAAGAGAAGGTGGACCAGATTGTGATGGAGAAGCTCGGCCTGAAGACATCGGCCAAGCTGGACATTGCAAAGTGGCGCAAGTTCGTCGAGAAGGTCAAGCACCCGAAGAAGTCGGTGAATATCGGCATTGTCGGCAAATACGTCCAGCTCGCCGATGCGTACAAATCCATCAGTGAAGCGTTCATTCACGCCGGGGCCGAGAACGACGCCAAGGTGAACCTCACGTGGATCAACGCCGAGGAGCTTGAGAGCAAGCGCGACCTCGCGCCCTACTTCAAGAACATTGACGGCATTCTCGTCGCCCCGGGTTTCGGCTCACGTGGTGTGGAAGGAAAGATCAAGGCGATCGAGTATGTGCGCAAGCACAAGATCCCGTTCTTCGGTATCTGCCTCGGTTTGCAGTGCGCGGTGATCGAATTCGCTCGCAACGTCTGCGGACTCAAGCATGCGAACTCGACCGAGTTCGTCGAGAACGGCGAGAACGTGATCGACATGATGCTCGACCAGAAGAAGGTCGCCACCAAAGGCGGCACGATGCGCCTCGGCAGCTACCCGTGCATTCTGCAGAAGGGTACACTCGCCAACAAGATCTATCACGACCAGTTTATTAACGAGCGCCATCGTCATCGTTACGAAGTGAACAACGAGTACCGTTCGACGCTCGAGCAGCACGGCCTCGTCTTCGGCGGTCTCTCGCCGGACGGCAAGCTCGTGGAGATGATCGAGCTTCCGGCGAAGGTGCATCCGTTCTTCGTCGCGGGCCAATTCCACCCCGAACTGAAGAGCCGCGCAACGAAGGCGCACCCGCTCTTCCGTGAGTTCGTCAAAGCAAGTTTGGAGCATAGCAACCATCACGCTTCATCGTCGAAAACCTCAGTCACTAAGAAGACCGCAACCAAAGCGAAACGCTAA
- a CDS encoding DUF1211 domain-containing protein → MISKLATKHHLFVEPGFQWRGDEISRIEGLSDAVFAFAVTLLIVSLEVPKNFEEFYRTLAGLPSFAMTFVMLMFIWFEQYKYFRRYGLQDKKTVILTIALLFVVLYYVYPMKFLFNAIFAPIIHAMFPSISGLQLEVFTSPDDVRNLMILYNVGVLAIYSIFYVLYRHARRFREVLHFNEVELFDTKWSMYDALFFMILSTLGLSMALIGGVTLPALSGMMYGPVCGLYFTISSSFSAKRREALVKQHQSAH, encoded by the coding sequence ATGATTTCCAAATTAGCAACCAAACATCATCTCTTCGTCGAACCGGGCTTTCAGTGGCGCGGTGACGAGATCAGTCGTATCGAAGGACTCTCGGATGCAGTGTTCGCGTTTGCCGTGACGCTCCTGATCGTCTCGCTCGAAGTACCGAAAAACTTCGAAGAGTTCTACCGTACGCTCGCTGGCCTGCCGAGCTTCGCGATGACGTTCGTGATGCTCATGTTCATTTGGTTCGAGCAGTATAAGTACTTCCGACGCTACGGGCTCCAAGACAAAAAGACCGTGATACTAACGATCGCGCTGCTCTTTGTCGTGCTCTATTATGTCTATCCGATGAAGTTTCTCTTCAATGCGATCTTCGCCCCGATCATCCATGCGATGTTCCCATCGATCTCCGGGTTGCAGCTGGAGGTCTTCACGTCGCCGGACGACGTTCGCAATCTGATGATCCTTTATAACGTTGGCGTCCTTGCGATCTACTCGATCTTCTATGTGCTCTACCGTCATGCACGACGCTTTCGAGAGGTACTCCACTTCAACGAGGTCGAACTCTTCGATACGAAATGGAGCATGTACGATGCCCTGTTCTTCATGATCCTCTCGACCCTCGGGCTCTCGATGGCGCTCATCGGTGGAGTTACGCTGCCTGCGCTCTCGGGGATGATGTACGGACCTGTGTGCGGACTGTATTTCACCATATCGAGTTCGTTCTCGGCCAAACGACGCGAAGCGCTGGTGAAGCAACACCAGTCGGCGCATTGA
- the chrA gene encoding chromate efflux transporter, with product METVTQPYSLRGLVLYFLKLGTIGFGGPVPLAGYMDRDLVESRKWITRDEFIRGLAFSKMAPGPFATQLAIYIGYIRSGVWGASLVAFFFVLPSFIIVVGLAMLYQAYGAMHWMEATFAGVSAAVLGVIARSTYKLTQTAVGNDKMMWGIYIVAAVAAVLMENEPIWLLLAAGVFMMLWTMRMSPKQIGAKLLSFNPMALMLAATSLPPTAGFVELFWYFAQAGTVVFGSGMAIVPFLYGGVVQGHHWLTQRQFLDAVAVSMISPGPLVITTAFIGYLISGMPGAFAAALGVFLPVYLFVVILTPLYERLAKNAPFQAFIKGVTAAATGAIASAIINLARHSSMGPIEITFALVALVLTFKWKIPEPVIILAAGLLGILLL from the coding sequence ATGGAAACCGTCACGCAACCATACTCTCTACGAGGCCTCGTCCTCTATTTTCTGAAGCTCGGCACGATCGGCTTTGGAGGGCCTGTGCCGCTCGCAGGGTACATGGATCGGGACCTTGTCGAATCGCGCAAGTGGATCACACGCGACGAGTTCATCCGCGGTCTTGCCTTTAGCAAGATGGCGCCCGGTCCGTTTGCAACGCAACTTGCGATCTACATCGGCTATATTCGCTCGGGTGTGTGGGGTGCGTCGCTTGTTGCGTTCTTTTTTGTGCTGCCGTCGTTTATTATTGTCGTCGGCCTTGCCATGCTGTATCAAGCATACGGAGCGATGCACTGGATGGAGGCCACATTCGCAGGCGTGAGTGCCGCCGTTCTCGGCGTAATCGCCCGATCGACCTACAAACTCACGCAGACTGCGGTCGGCAACGATAAAATGATGTGGGGCATCTACATCGTAGCCGCCGTTGCGGCGGTGTTGATGGAGAACGAACCTATCTGGCTTTTGCTTGCGGCGGGAGTATTCATGATGCTCTGGACCATGCGCATGAGTCCGAAGCAGATCGGAGCGAAGCTCCTTTCGTTCAATCCGATGGCGCTCATGCTTGCGGCCACATCGTTGCCGCCAACCGCGGGTTTTGTCGAGCTCTTCTGGTATTTCGCACAAGCCGGCACGGTGGTGTTCGGCTCGGGTATGGCGATCGTGCCGTTCCTCTACGGAGGTGTCGTCCAAGGCCATCACTGGCTCACGCAGCGGCAATTCTTGGATGCTGTGGCGGTGTCGATGATCTCGCCGGGGCCGCTCGTGATCACGACAGCATTCATCGGCTACCTAATCTCCGGCATGCCAGGGGCATTCGCTGCGGCGCTCGGTGTCTTTCTGCCGGTGTATCTCTTCGTCGTGATCCTTACGCCGCTCTATGAGCGGCTCGCGAAGAATGCTCCGTTCCAGGCATTCATCAAAGGGGTGACCGCTGCCGCAACTGGCGCCATTGCCTCAGCAATCATCAATCTTGCACGTCATTCTTCGATGGGCCCGATCGAGATCACCTTCGCCCTCGTCGCGCTCGTGCTCACGTTCAAATGGAAGATCCCCGAACCGGTCATCATCCTCGCTGCGGGGCTACTGGGGATACTGCTACTGTAG
- a CDS encoding type II toxin-antitoxin system HicA family toxin codes for MKLPRDLSGTDLAKALRELGYVVVRQRGSHLMLTTSEHGEHHIAIPLHDPLKLGTLMGILNDVAQHFKLSRDELSRRLFE; via the coding sequence ATGAAGCTGCCGCGTGATCTATCCGGCACGGATCTTGCGAAAGCGCTTCGCGAATTGGGGTATGTCGTCGTGAGGCAGCGAGGAAGTCACCTGATGCTGACGACTTCCGAGCACGGTGAGCACCACATTGCGATACCGTTACATGATCCTCTGAAGTTGGGAACGCTGATGGGAATCCTCAATGATGTGGCACAACATTTCAAGTTGTCTCGAGATGAGTTGAGCCGGCGACTCTTCGAGTAG
- a CDS encoding 2-oxoisovalerate dehydrogenase, with protein MNEIIFLVEDAVEGGYNARALGESIFTQADSLEELRRNVREAVECFYGDANAPKIIRLHFVREEVLDA; from the coding sequence ATGAATGAGATCATATTTTTGGTCGAGGATGCCGTTGAAGGCGGCTACAATGCTCGTGCTTTGGGGGAGTCTATCTTTACCCAAGCCGATTCTCTTGAGGAGCTTCGACGGAATGTCCGAGAGGCAGTGGAGTGCTTCTACGGGGATGCGAATGCGCCCAAGATAATCAGGCTCCACTTCGTTCGGGAAGAAGTGCTCGACGCATGA